The Rhodococcus sp. B50 DNA window GTTGACCTCCATGTCCATCAGGCCGGGCATGAGAATGAGATCGCCGAGGTCGATGACGTCACCTTCAGGTGTTCCGCCCACTCCGACGATGCGCTCGCCGTCGACGCGGATGATTCCCGGACGGACGATCTCGCCCGTGTCGACGTCGAGCAGTCCGGCTGCCTTCAGAGTCAGCATCGCTCGTCCTTTCATCGGAGAGCGACACATTGCGAGAATGTCACTCTCTATCTTGATTATGAGGTTTTCATACAACCCGGACGACGTCAATCGACCCTCGGTGGACAGAACGAAAAAGGGCGTCGGTCCGGACCTTTCGGACCGGACCGACGCCGATGTGCAGCTTCGAGCGGTGACTCAGTCGAGCCGGATCGCCCTCTCGGGGCAACCCGCTGCGGCCTCCCGCACGGACTCCTCATGCTCGGCCGGGACCTCGGACACGAGCGTGACGGCGTACCCGCCGTCGCTCAGATCGAAGACCTCCGGACAGGCGGCGAGGCAGACCCCGTGTCCGCGACAGGCGTCGTCGTCGACGAAGACCTTCACTTCGACTCACCCTCCGCCGGCGTGTACTCGAGGTGCAGTGCGAGCAGGCCGCGCAGGATGAAGGTCGGCAGGTAGCCGAACTTCCGGTCGTCCTCGGGGCCGTGCACCTTCTCGGAGATCCGGATCTCGCTGGTGCGCTCGAGCAGGCGCTGGATGCCCACGCGTCCTTCGGTGCGGGCGAGGGGGGCACCCGGGCACGAGTGCACGCCGCGACCGAACGCGATGTGGGTGCGGGCGTTCCGGCGATCGAGGTCGAACTCGTTCGGATCGGAGAACTGACGCGGGTCGCGATTGGCGGCACCGTTGACCAGCATCATGATCGTGCCGGGAGACACGTCGACCCCGCCGACGGCGGTCGGCGTCTTCGCGAGCCGGAAGTCGCCCTTGATCGGGCTCTCGAAGCGCAACGTCTCCTCGATGAAGTTCGGGATGCGGTCGGGCTCGTCCCGTAGGGTCTTCTGGAGCTCCGGCTGCTCGGCGATGATCCGCAGCGCGGAGCTCAACAGGCGTACGGTGGTCTCCTGGCCCGCGGAGAACACGTTCGCCGCGATGCGGAGGACGTCGTCGACGGGCGGCAGGGTGCCGTCGGGGAAGGTCGCGGTGGCGAGGCCCGTCAGCACGTCGTCGGTGGGGTTCGCGCGGCGGTCCTCGATGTACGCACCGAACTTCTTGTACAGGAACTCGAGGGGGTTGAGCTTCAGGGCCTCACCCTCGGTGCTGCCGAGCGAGAAACCCTTCTCCACCTGGATGTTCAGGCCCTCGATGAACTCCTGGTGGTCGCTCTCCGGGACGCCCAGCAGGTCGGCGATGACGAGCATCGCGAACGGCGCGGCGAAGCCGGTGATGTAGTCGCCCTCACCGCGGACCAGGAGGTCGTCGAGGAGCCGGTCGGCGATGCGCTCGATGAAGGCCTCGTTCTCCTTGAGGCGCTTGGGGGTGATGAGCCGCATCAGCAGGCCGCGATGGTCGGTGTGCTGAGGGGGGTCCATCGTGGGGAGCTGGTCGTTCATCGGCAGCGAGGGACGATGCTCCTCGATGAAGTCGGTGATGTCGTCGCTCTCGGGGCAGGCCGGCAGCCCGGAGAAGGGACCGGTCACCGAGATGCACGACGAGAAC harbors:
- a CDS encoding ferredoxin; amino-acid sequence: MKVFVDDDACRGHGVCLAACPEVFDLSDGGYAVTLVSEVPAEHEESVREAAAGCPERAIRLD
- a CDS encoding cytochrome P450, whose product is MTDIETKNFFTDPELVEDPYPYYDALREGCPVRREPHHNVMMVTGYEEAIQVLSDEQTFSSCISVTGPFSGLPACPESDDITDFIEEHRPSLPMNDQLPTMDPPQHTDHRGLLMRLITPKRLKENEAFIERIADRLLDDLLVRGEGDYITGFAAPFAMLVIADLLGVPESDHQEFIEGLNIQVEKGFSLGSTEGEALKLNPLEFLYKKFGAYIEDRRANPTDDVLTGLATATFPDGTLPPVDDVLRIAANVFSAGQETTVRLLSSALRIIAEQPELQKTLRDEPDRIPNFIEETLRFESPIKGDFRLAKTPTAVGGVDVSPGTIMMLVNGAANRDPRQFSDPNEFDLDRRNARTHIAFGRGVHSCPGAPLARTEGRVGIQRLLERTSEIRISEKVHGPEDDRKFGYLPTFILRGLLALHLEYTPAEGESK